The Helianthus annuus cultivar XRQ/B chromosome 16, HanXRQr2.0-SUNRISE, whole genome shotgun sequence genome includes a window with the following:
- the LOC110919967 gene encoding F-box/LRR-repeat protein 25-like: protein MVRRNSSKVRRMARELSDDDRITRLPDGVIHHIFSFIDTRSVVQSSLPSQSWKNTWKSHPHLNFEIGPSPDQVSGSKFSNFTHRFLSKRDDVTELSAIEFRSNSITLRLLKKIILDAMSHKTRKLKIEFSGDKLT, encoded by the coding sequence ATGGTTCGGAGGAACTCATCGAAGGTTAGACGTATGGCTCGGGAACTGTCGGACGATGATCGGATCACCCGATTGCCAGATGGTGTGATCCATCACATTTTTTCGTTCATAGATACTCGATCTGTTGTTCAAAGTAGTCTTCCATCACAAAGCTGGAAAAATACATGGAAATCGCACCCGCATTTGAACTTCGAGATCGGTCCATCTCCCGATCAGGTAAGTGGGTCTAAATTCTCCAATTTCACGCACCGCTTTCTATCTAAGCGTGATGACGTTACGGAGCTTTCCGCCATCGAGTTCCGATCAAATTCAATCACTCTTCGGCTTCTTAAAAAGATCATACTCGATGCAATGTCGCACAAGACCCGGAAGCTAAAGATTGAATTCTCGGGTGATAAGCTAACATGA